The Anoxybacillus amylolyticus DNA segment TGTTAATTGTCGGCGCAGGGGCGCTCGGCACCGGAAATGCAGAGGCGCTTGTTCGTGCGGGAGTGGGGAAACTGACAATCATTGACCGCGACTATGTCGAATGGAGCAATTTGCAGCGCCAACAGCTCTATAGCGAAGAAGACGCGAAAGCGCGGCTGCCGAAAGCAATAGCAGCTCAACAGCGGCTTTCGCAAATTAATTCGGAAGTGGAGATTGAAGCAATGGTTGGCGATGCTAACGTAGAAGAATTGGAGCGGTTAGCGACAGAAGTCAGACCAGATGTCATTGTCGATGCGACAGACAATTTTGAAACCCGCATGACGATTAATGATATTTCGTGTAAATACGGCATTCCTTGGATTTACGGCGCCTGCGTGGGAAGTTACGGCATTAGTTACGCTTTTATCCCAGGAAAAACGCCGTGCTTACACTGTTTGCTCGAAACAGTGCCAATCGGTGGATTAACGTGTGATACAGCAGGGATTATTAGTCCAGCAGTGCAAATGGTAGTCGCTTATCAAGTGACAGAAACGTTAAAACTGCTCATTGGAGATGAAGCGTCATTG contains these protein-coding regions:
- a CDS encoding thiazole biosynthesis adenylyltransferase ThiF, with protein sequence MNERYSRQELFRPIGKEGQASISAKHVLIVGAGALGTGNAEALVRAGVGKLTIIDRDYVEWSNLQRQQLYSEEDAKARLPKAIAAQQRLSQINSEVEIEAMVGDANVEELERLATEVRPDVIVDATDNFETRMTINDISCKYGIPWIYGACVGSYGISYAFIPGKTPCLHCLLETVPIGGLTCDTAGIISPAVQMVVAYQVTETLKLLIGDEASLRGKLVSFDLWNNQYAAIRVDQVKKDDCPSCGTNPTYPYLSYEMQTKTAVLCGRNSVQIRPAGKREYDLAKLAELFAAQGFSVDSNPYLISISLPSHRLVVFCDGRALVHGTKDIQEAKAIYYRYLG